From one Coffea eugenioides isolate CCC68of chromosome 11, Ceug_1.0, whole genome shotgun sequence genomic stretch:
- the LOC113751721 gene encoding protein trichome birefringence-like 2, with amino-acid sequence MDWKKNAFLDQFPCWTTSPRRRKVVSGFGLGLVASMFVLSVVSFNVSSFMAPLINPVLKGFNIFASRNHNTTSCILSWPVYFSRTTSCCNASSCNGTITTNNVEYFMVTNGTHDRNVSESRKFIYSGGKGEVLQNAHVGNLSEKVKNGNLSVEVEGGKAQDESLVINGSLDDKIGNFTNLGNFSNNVGNQNVTAGGPNAQEQTSYQNAVSVERPKSGGDEVPKGSILGNLTVSKEEKSPETNDRGISSRESNSIKGMMNSNSLNRNCNIFDGRWVRNDAKPYYPPGSCPYIDRDFDCYLNKRPDDNFLKWKWQPYNCDIPSLNATDFLERLRGQRLVFVGDSLNRNMWESLVCILRHSVSDKKSVHEISGKTEFKKKGFYAFRFEDYNCSVDFVSSPFLVRESTFNGKNGSFETLRLDLMDKSTSMYYDADVLVFNTAHWWTHEKTSKGEDYYQEGNHVHGRLKVLEAYRRALRTWARWVDKSIDKTRSQVVFRGYSVMHFSGGQWNSRGQCHKETEPILNETYLAKYPSKMRALEHLLHKMRTPVVYLNISRLTDFRKDGHPSIYRREYKTLKEQIAGELNQDCSHWCLPGVPDAWNELLYASLLKTGRGSWRN; translated from the exons ATGGACTGGAAAAAGAATGCATTTTTGGATCAGTTTCCTTGTTGGACAACATctccaagaagaagaaaggtaGTTTCTGGCTTCGGTTTAGGATTAGTGGCTTCAATGTTTGTATTAAGTGTTGTATCTTTTAATGTCTCGTCATTTATGGCTCCTTTAATAAACCCTGTTTTGAAAGGGTTCAATATTTTTGCATCCCGTAATCACAATACTACTAGCTGTATCCTTTCTTGGCCTGTCTATTTCTCAAGGACAACTTCTTGTTGTAATGCTAGTTCCTGTAATGGTACCATAACAACTAATAATGTGGAATATTTTATGGTTACGAATGGAACTCATGATAGAAATGTGTCTGAAAGTAGGAAATTTATTTATTCTGGTGGGAAAGGAGAGGTTTTGCAAAATGCCCATGTTGGAAATTTGTCTGAGAAGGTGAAAAATGGAAACTTGAGTGTTGAAGTTGAAGGAGGGAAGGCTCAAGATGAGTCCCTTGTGATAAATGGATCACTGGATGATAAAATCGGAAACTTCACTAATCTGGGTAACTTTTCCAACAATGTGGGAAATCAAAATGTTACTGCTGGAGGGCCGAACGCCCAAGAGCAAACTTCTTATCAGAATGCCGTTTCTGTAGAGCGTCCAAAAAGTGGGGGGGATGAGGTTCCTAAAGGTAGTATTCTTGGTAATCTGACGGTTAGCAAAGAAGAGAAGTCTCCAGAGACAAACGACAGAGGAATATCGTCCAGGGAAAGTAACAGCATTAAAGGGATGATGAATTCTAACAGTTTGAATCGGAATTGTAACATCTTTGATGGTAGATGGGTGAGAAATGACGCAAAGCCATACTACCCTCCTGGTTCTTGCCCGTACATTGATAGGGATTTTGATTGTTACCTTAACAAGAGGCCGGATGATAACTTTTTGAAGTGGAAATGGCAGCCATACAACTGTGACATCCCAAG TTTGAATGCCACTGACTTTCTGGAGAGACTGCGAGGGCAGAGATTGGTCTTTGTTGGGGATTCGTTGAACAGAAACATGTGGGAATCTCTTGTTTGCATCCTTCGCCATAGTGTCTCAGACAAGAAAAGTGTTCATGAGATATCTGGAAAAAcagaatttaaaaagaaaggtTTCTATGCATTCAGATTTGAG GATTATAATTGCTCAGTGGATTTTGTCAGTTCTCCTTTTCTTGTTAGAGAATCAACATTCAATGGTAAAAATGGTTCCTTTGAGACATTGAGATTGGATTTGATGGACAAATCAACTTCAATGTATTATGATGCTGATGTTCTGGTTTTTAACACGGCTCACTGGTGGACTCATGAGAAGACCTCTAAAGG GGAAGACTATTAtcaagaaggtaatcatgtgcaTGGAAGACTGAAGGTCCTAGAAGCATACAGGAGGGCTCTTCGCACATGGGCTAGGTGGGTGGATAAGAGCATAGATAAAACAAGAAGTCAGGTTGTATTCAGAGGATACTCGGTAATGCATTTCAG CGGAGGCCAATGGAACTCACGAGGGCAGTGTCATAAAGAAACTGAGCCAATATTGAATGAAACTTATTTAGCAAAATACCCTTCAAAAATGAGAGCTCTAGAGCATCTGCTTCATAAAATGCGGACTCCAGTGGTGTATCTGAACATAAGCAGACTCACGGATTTTAGAAAAGATGGCCACCCTTCAATTTACAGAAGAGAGTACAAGACGTTGAAAGAACAAATTGCTGGTGAGCTTAATCAAGATTGCAGTCATTGGTGCTTGCCTGGAGTACCAGACGCGTGGAATGAGTTACTATATGCTTCTCTCTTGAAGACCGGCAGAGGATCTTGGAGAAACTGA